A region of the Nitrospiraceae bacterium genome:
CAATATGCTGCGCGGGGCTGTGTGAACGTACCCTCAACATGGGCGGTGGGGGCAGAACGTTGTCTCCGCCCCCACCTGCAGGTAGGCTTGTCTCCTATCCTGCTATACCCATGTCTTAGAGCCAGTTGACCCGTTCTGCGGGTCGGATGTAGATCGGCTCTTCGACCTGAATGCGCGCCACTTCCTTGCCCGACTTGTTGAAGCCCAGCACGGTGTCGTTATACATGTCGAATCGCTTCCCGTGGATCTGGGTTTCGAACACTTTCGGGCCCGGAATGACGTCGTACCGGAAGATGATCTGCTGGCTGGCGCGCCACAATTGCAGCACCGCCAACAGTTCGCGGCTCGG
Encoded here:
- a CDS encoding nitrate oxidoreductase subunit beta, with translation TIRVEQVALPLFPQWGTEPNGYYIPPRHAPRGYNRQMFGPGVDNAIEKYLVPSRELLAVLQLWRASQQIIFRYDVIPGPKVFETQIHGKRFDMYNDTVLGFNKSGKEVARIQVEEPIYIRPAERVNWL